One window of the Tachyglossus aculeatus isolate mTacAcu1 chromosome 12, mTacAcu1.pri, whole genome shotgun sequence genome contains the following:
- the FGB gene encoding fibrinogen beta chain — translation MKRLLFLLLCVLIVKSHGSLGYNGEEEERSLKPNVDARGHRPLDRTREYGLPSRSVSPPISEGGYRARPVTNTPAGQKKVERIPPDAGGCRHADPDLGVLCPTGCVLQDNLVKQERTVRSAVQDLSNSIEPLSEASSTSFNYMRILKDAWNKREKQVKDNENIINEFSDAVEHHQSYIKEVVENGFPTNIQVLRTVLEHLRNKIQKLESVVTFQTDYCFKPCTVSCNIPVVSGKECEDIIRNGGDTSEMYLIQPDSTGKPYKVYCDMTTENGGWTVIQNRQDGSVDFGRKWDAYKKGFGNVATNEKDKKYCGVPGEYWLGNDKINQFTKMGPTELLIEMEDWSGAKVKAHYGGFTVQNELNKYQVSLSKYKGTAGNALIEGASQLVGENRTMTIHNGMYFSTYDKDNDGWLHADPRKQCSKEDGGGWWYNRCHAANPNGRYYWGGAYSRDMAKHGTDDGVVWMNWKGSWYSMKKISMKIRPYFPQ, via the exons ATGAAGCGGCTGTTGTTCCTACTGCTTTGTGTTCTCATAGTTAAATCCCACGGCAGCTTAGGATATAACGGGGAG GAGGAAGAAAGATCATTAAAG CCTAATGTGGATGCTCGGGGTCATCGTCCATTGGATAGGACACGGGAATACGGTCTACCTTCAAGATCAGTTTCTCCCCCCATCAGTGAAGGTGGCTACAGGGCTCGCCCAGTAACAAACACTCCTGCTGGCCAAAAGAAAGTGGAGAGAATCCCCCCGGATGCTGGAGGCTGCAGGCATGCTGACCCTGATCTA GGAGTGCTCTGTCCTACTGGCTGTGTGTTGCAAGATAATTTAGTAAAACAAGAAAGAACTGTCAGAAGTGCCGTTCAAGACTTAAGCAACAGCATTGAGCCACTTTCCGAAGCCTCTTCTACTTCCTTTAATTACATGAGAATCCTAAAAGATGCGTGGAATAAGAGGGAGAAGCAAGTAAAAG ACAATGAAAATATTATAAATGAGTTCTCAGATGCGGTGGAACATCATCAGAGTTACATCAAGGAGGTTGTAGAAAATGGCTTCCCAACTAATAtccaagtgctccgtacagttcTGGAACACTTAAGGAACAAAATACAGAAGTTGGAAAGTGTAGTGACATTTCAGACAGATTACTGCTTCAAACCGTGCACCGTCAGCTGCAATATTCCAGTGGTTTCCGGCAAAG AATGTGAAGATATCATCAGGAACGGAGGGGACACATCTGAAATGTATCTCATCCAACCTGATAGCACAGGCAAACCATATAAAGTTTACTGTGATATGACCACAGAAAATGGAG GATGGACAGTTATTCAGAACCGTCAAGACGGTAGTGTTGATTTTGGTAGGAAGTGGGATGCATATAAAAAAGGATTTGGAAATGTTGCTACCAATGAAAAAGATAAAAAATATTGTGGTGTACCAG GGGAATATTGGCTTGGAAATGATAAAATCAATCAGTTTACCAAAATGGGACCCACTGAACTTTTGATTGAAATGGAAGACTGGAGTGGTGCTAAGGTTAAAGCACATTATGGAGGATTCACAGTTCAGaatgagctcaacaaataccaagtctcacttagtaaatacaaaggAACTGCTGGCAACGCTCTCATAGAAGGAGCATCTCAGCTAGTTGGAGAGAACAGGACTATGACTATTCACAATGGCATGTACTTCAGCACATATGACAAAGACAATGATGGATG gTTGCATGCAGATCCAAGAAAACAGTGCTCTAAGGAAGACGGGGGCGGATGGTGGTACAACAGATGTCACGCAGCCAATCCAAATGGCAGATACTACTGGGGTGGGGCATATAGCCGGGATATGGCAAAACACGGTACTGATGATGGAGTAGTATGGATGAATTGGAAGGGTTCATGGTATTCAATGAAAAAGATAAGCATGAAAATTAGACCATACTTTCCACAGTAA